Genomic window (Candidatus Omnitrophota bacterium):
CGTTATGGCGGGAATGGTTTTAGGAATGATGAAACTAGAAAAAAATCTGGCGGCCGATATTTTTAACGCGCAGTACGCCGAAACGCCCGCAGCAGTTGCGACATACAAAAACTTCAAAGCGCGAGTTTTGTTTGGTTCAGGCGAGGCTGTCACGATCGTGAAACAACTTTGGGGCTGGGTTTTAGTGGGTGTCGCCATGGGCGCGTGGATCCACAATTACATTCCGCAAGAAATGGTCAATACCGTGGTGAGCAAAGCCGGGATCTTAGGCGTTCCGGCGGCGGTTGCTTTAGGCGTTCCGATGTACGGCGGCTGCGCGGCCATTGTTCCGGTGGCGGTTGTTTTATTCCAAAAGGGTTTTCCGTTAGGGACGGCGCTTTCCTTTATGATGGCGGTTTCCGCCCTTAGTTTGCCGGAAGCCATTATGCTTCGCCGGGTGATGAATTTGCGATTAGTAATCATCTTTTTTGCCGTGACAACCTTAGGTATTATCATTACGGGATATTTGTTCAACTTTTTGCAGGGGATCATTGTTTAACAAATTAAAGAAAGAGCAAAATATGAATTGGAAGCCATCAGGAAAATTTACAGATATTAAATACGTTAAATCCGAGGGAATAGCGAAAATCACTATCAATCGCCCGCAAGTGCGAAATGCGTTTCGGCCCTTAACGGTTCAGGAAATTTCTCAAGCCTTAAATGACGCGCGCGATGATGAAAGAATCGGCGTTATCATTTTAGCGGGTGAAGGAAAGCTGGCGTTTTGTTCGGGCGGCGATCAAAGCGTGCGAGGAAATGCCGGATATAAAGATTCTAAAGGCGTTCATCGGCTTAATGTTTTAGACCTTCAGCGTCAGATCCGCAGCTGTCCAAAACCGGTGATCGCGATGGTGGCAGGATACGCTGTTGGCGGCGGGCAAATACTACAAATGCTCTGCGACTTGACCATTGCGGCCGACAATGCGATCTTTGGCCAAACCGGCCCTAAAGTGGGCTCATTTGACGGTGGTTATGGCGCCAGCTACATGGCGCGCATCGTCGGGCAAAAGAAAGCGCGCGAGATATGGTTTTTGTGCCGACAATATAACGCGAAACAAGCTTTGGAGATGGGTCTGGTGAATACAGTTGTTCCTTTAAAGAATTTGGAAACGGAAACAGTGAAATGGTGCAAAGAGATTTTAGCCAATTCACCGATGGCCATTCGCTGTTTAAAAGCCGCGCTTAACGCAGATTGCGATGGACAAGCGGGCTTGCAAGAACTTGCCGGAAACGCCACGATGTTATTTTATATGAGCGAAGAAGGGCAAGAAGGCAGAAACGCGTTTTTAGAAAAGAGAAAGCCGAATTTTAGTAAGTTTCCGAAAAGACCATAGCTTAAAATTCCAATAACCAAGCAACAATAACCAAATAATGTTCAAACCTCAATTTACAAATTCCAATATGTTTGGTGATTGGATTTTGATTATTGGAATTTATTTGTACCTTGTATCTTGGGATTTGGTTATTAAATTAACATGAATCTTTCTGAATTAAAAAATTGGCTTTTAGCGATTCGCCCCAAAACTCTTCCGGCGGCGATAGCGCCGGTTATTATCGGTACGGCGATGGCGGCTTCCGACCATCGTTTTCATTTCTTTTCTGCCTTGGCCGCTCTTTTGGGTGCGCTTCTTATTCAAATTTTAGCCAATCTTACAAACGATTATTTTGATTTTAAAAAAGGCGCGGATACCAACGAACGCATTGGCCCAACGCGGGTGATGCAGGCGGGATTGATCAACTCTAAACAGATGAAGATCGCCATTGCCATTGTTGTTGGATTGATCGGTCTTGTGACGGCATTTTTATTCTTTCGCGGCGGAATTCCCATCGCGATCATTGGAGTTCTCTCTATCATTTGCGCGTTTCTTTATACCGCCGGGCCTTTTTCTTTAGGATATTTAGGTTTAGGAGAAGTTTTTGTTTTTATTTTCTTTGGGCTGGTCGCGGTTACCGGAACATATTTTGTTCAAGCACTCACTATAAAACCTATTGTTTTGATCGCGGGAATTGCGCCGGGGCTTTTATCCGTCGCTATCTTGACAGTTAATAATTTGCGCGATCTTGACCAAGACCGAAAAGCAGGTAAAAAGACTTTAGCTGTTCGTTTTGGGCGTGCCTTTGCCATTATGGAATACTTTTATTCAATTGTGATCGCCGCGTTCGTTCCGCTCATTTTATTTTTTATCACTGTTAGCCATTCGTACGCGTTGACCTCAATGATCATCTTACTTTTAGCCGCTCCGGCCATGCGAACCGTTTTTACCAAAACCGACGGGCCTGTGCTTAATGAAACCTTGGCTTACACAGGGCAACTTCTTTTTATCTACAGCCTGCTTTTTTCTTTAGGATGGATCTTGTGAACATAAAACAGATCGAAATCCTCAAATACAAACTTCCGCTTAAAATTCCGCTTATTTTCAAGAAGCATAGACTACGATTTCGTGAAGGATTTGTGATTGAAATTGCCGACTTAGAAGGGAATTTTGGGTTGGGAGAAATTTCTCCTTTGCCGGGATTTAGCCGGGAAAGTTTATCGATGGTTAAAAGGGAATTGTTTTTACTTAAAAAGCGGCTCCTGGGCGAAGAGCTTTCAAAAGATTTCTTGAAACTTGAAGGACGTTTTTTTAAATGGCTTGATCGCTACAAGCTTTCCGCTTCCGTGCGCTGCGGTGTGGAAATGGCCGTTTTAGACCTTTTGGAAAATAAAAAGAAGAACGCGGTTTCGGCGACAGTTCCGGTTGCCGGGCTTTTAACGGGAACAAAAGAGGAAGTTTGCCGCCACACAAAAGAATTGTTGGCGCACAAGTTCAAGGTTTTTAAACTGAAAATTGGACGCGGAACGCTCAAAGAAGAGATCTTAAAAACGAAAACAGTTTTGTGGCTCTTGGCGGGCAGGGCGAGCTTGCGCCTTGATTGCAATCGTCAATTCAGTTTTAAAGAAGCGGTCGAATTCGCTTCGCATTTTAAAGCCAAGGATCTTGAATATATCGAAGAGCCATTTGCGGATTTTAAACACATTCCCGAATTCTTTAAGAAAACCGGGATCGGAGTTGCTCTAGATGAAACGCTTCTTGAGATCGATCCGGCTGATCTAAAAAAGTTTTCCGGTGTTAAAGCACTGGTTTTAAAACCGACCATTCTCGGCGGATTTGAGCGCTGTATGCAATTCATTCGCGTGGCGAAAAAGCTAGGAATTGAATCTGTTATTAGCTCAAGCTTTGAAACAACGATAGGCTTAATGGCTTTGGCGCGTTTTGCCGCGAAAATTGACAAAAAAATCGCCCATGGCCTTGATACAGAAAAATGGTTCAAAGAACAATGAAAACGATTCCGTGCCCCTGGAGTGCTGCCGCAAAGAAATTTCCTCATCAGCCGGCGTTTATTCTTAAAAGCCGGCATGTTTCTTATCAGCAATTCGATCAGATCTGCGCGAAAACATTATTGACGCTGAAGGAATCCGGAATAAAGCCAAATGAACACATTGCCATTGTTTCACCCAATTCTTTTGAATATGTTGTTTTATTAGTAGCGCTCTGGCGGTTAAAAGCGGTCGCGGTTCCCATAAACACGCGTTTACCGGAAAAGGGAATTGCGGCGGCGCTTAAAAAGATAAGTGGAAGAAAGATTTTTCTCGCGCAAAAGGCAAATTTGCCTTTTGCGCAGCAGTTCCTGATCAGAGATTTTATTTATCCGCCGTGTTGTTGTGAATGCGAAGCAAAAGCGCAAAAGATTTCTTACGATCAAGACGCGACCATTGTTTTTACGTCAGGAAGCTCCGGTGAACCGAAAGCTGTTTTACATTCATTCGCAAATCATTTTTATAATGCTCTAGGGTCCAATAAAAACATTTCTCTTAAAATCGGCGACAGCTGGCTTTTATCCTTACCGCTTTATCACGTCGGCGGCTTAGGAATTTTATTTCGCGCAGCTCTTAGCGGCGCGGCTGTCATTGTTCCCGAAGAAAATGAAACCCTGGAAAGATCGATCAAGCATTATAAACCAACCCATCTTTCCTTGGTGGCGACACAACTTTATCGTCTTTTGCTCCGACGTCCCGATAAAAATGTTGGGAGTCGGAGTTCCGACCTTCTTGATAATGCTTCGCAAAGCGTCGGAAAAAATATCATCAGGGATCTTCAAAGGATGAAAGCTGTTTTAATTGGCGGAAGCGCGATCCCTGAAAACCTTATCAAAGGATCTTTCCGTCAAAAAATTCCCATTTATTTAACCTATGGATTGACTGAAATGGCGTCGCAAGTCGCGACAACAAAAAAGGGCTCAATAGATTCAGCAAAACCGCTTCAATTTCGAAAACTTAAAATCGCGAAAGACGGCGAGATATTAGTCAAAGGCGAGACATTGTTCAGGGGATATGTTTCCGGAGCTAAGGTCGCCCGCGCATTGACGCGAGACGGATGGTTTCCAACCGGCGATCTGGGACGATTTGACAGATCCGGCGCTTTGCATATTTTGGGACGCAAAGATAATATGTTCATTTCCGGCGGGGAAAATATTCAGCCTGAAGAGATCGAAAGGTCACTCTTGAAGCTTCCCGGAATTTCGCAAACCGTAGTCGTTCCGGTAAAAAATAATGAGTTTGGGTTTCGCCCGGTTGCCTTTATCAAAACAACGCATCAAGCAAAGATCAATTCTGAAAGAATAAAAACAGTTTTGCGAAAAACCCTTCCGGGATTTAAGATCCCCGACGCCTTTTATCCCTGGCCCAAAGATCTAAAAGAAAATTTAAAAATGAAACGGCTAAGTTTCCTGCAGATGGTGGGAAGCTGTAAAGTTACTTTAAAGAAAACTTTTTAAGCGTTGTTTTGAGTTTTTCGGGTAAGGGGATCTTCTTGCGTTTTTTTCCATCCAAAGAAACATGGACCGTTTTCGCTGTTCCGGCTAGCTTTTTATTTTTTGTGAAGATCTGATAGTCTAATGTAAAGGATGATTGGCCGATGTTTTTAACAGCAACGTAAACGTCAAGTGTTTCGCCCACTATAAGAGGGGCGTGATAATCGGCCTCGGCATGAACGATGACCAGAAGGACTTTATTGGCGCGGATCATCGAGGCTATTTCAAAGCCGATGGAATCAAAGAACATTTCAAAAGCGTCATGAACGATCTTGAATTGATTAGCAAAGAAAAGAATTCCGGCGGCATCTGTATCGTGAAGCTTTACGGTCGCGCGATAGGTAAACATGGTTCCTCCAATAGAAAAGATTATAACACAGGCTTTAAGATTTTGTTGACATTGCTAGGAAAAATTGTATCATAAATAAGGCTTTTTTCTACCGATTAATTGTTCAAGGAGGCAATATGAATTTTCGAGCACTAGTTGCGGAATTTATCGGAACATTCGCGCTTATCTTTGTCGGCGTGGGAGCTATTGCGGCGGATGCCTTAACGGGAAACCGTTCGGGCTTAGTTGGCATTGCTTTGGCGCACGGACTGACGATCGCGGTCATGGTCAGCGCCACCGCGGCGATCAGCGGCGGACATCTTAATCCGGCCGTTACCATTGGACTTTTCTCGGCGCAAAAAATTGACCTGCAAAATACCATCGGCTATGTGATCGCGCAATGCTTAGGAGCGATCGCGGCGGCTTCTCTATTAAAGCTGGTTATTCCGGGATATGTTCTTTCCGGAATTAATATGGGAACGCCCGGGCTTGGCGCCGATATTACGCCAACGATGGGGCTTATTATGGAAATTGTTTTGACGTTTTTCCTTATTTTTGCCGTGTATGGCACGGCGGTTGATAAACGCGCGCCAAAGGTTGGCGGGCTTTTTATCGGACTTACGGTCACGCTGGATATTTTGATCGGCGGGCCCATCACCGGAGCGGCGATGAATCCGGCGCGTCATTTAGGGCCGGCGCTTTTAGGCGGCGGGCTGAACAATCTTTGGATCTACTGGGTAGGGCCGATCGTCGGCGGAATTTTAGCGGCGCTTGTTTACAAAAACGCATTAGAACAGAAATAATTCAGATACTCTTGAAAGGAGTTTTTTGATGGCTGATAAAATTGGCGCAGTAACGATGAAGGGAAATCCGATTACCTTGACCGGAAATGAAGTTGCGGTTGGACAAAAAGCGCCGGATGCAACTGTAAGCGCAAATGATCTTTCGGATGTCAAAATATCATCTTTTTTTGGAAAAAAATTGATCATTTCGGCGGTTCCGTCTTTGGATACGCCGACTTGTGACATTGAAACAAAGCGTTTTAATCAGGAAGCGGCCCAATTAGGCGCTGACGTTAAAATTCTAACCGTCAGCATGGACTTACCATTCGCTCAAAAACGTTGGTGCGGCGCGGCCGGTGTTACGGCTGTTCAAACCGTTTCCGATTACAGGGAAGCCTCGTTTGGAACTAATTATGGAATTCTCATTAAAGGTTTGAAGCTTTTAACGAGAGCCATTTTTGTTATCGACAGCAAAGGTGTTGTTCAATATATTCAACTGGTCAAAGAAGTTACCAGCGAACCGGATTACGCGGCTGTGTTAGAAGCTGTGAAGAAAATTTCGTAGCATCAAAACATCAATCTAAGGAGAAAGCAATGGCTCACTCATTACCCACATTACCGTACGCTTATGATGCGCTTGAACCGCATATTGACGCGAAGACGATGGAAATTCATCACACAAAGCATCATCAAACGTACATCACTAATCTTAACAATGCCTTAGCCGGAAAAGCAGCTTTAGAGGGCAAATCCGTTGAAGCGTTGATCGCCGATCTAAACGCGGTTCCGGAAGATATTCGCACAGCCGTTCGCAATAACGGCGGCGGACATGCCAATCATTCGCTTTTTTGGAAGTTGATGAAAAAAGGCGGCGGTGGCGAACCCAAGGGAGCGCTTCTGGAAGCTATCAATCAAGCGTTCGGAAGTCTCGCGGCATTTAAAGAAAAATTTGAAACAGCCGCCAAGACACGCTTTGGCAGCGGCTGGGCGTGGCTTTCGGTCGATAAAACCGGGAAGTTGGAGGTTTCTTCAACAGCAAACCAAGACAGCCCTATCATGGATGGCAAGAAACCTATTTTAGGTGTTGATGTCTGGGAACATGCCTATTATTTAAAATATCAAAATCGCCGCCCCGATTATTTGGCCGCATTTTGGAATGTTGTTAATTGGGATACGGTTGCGGAAAACTTTACGGCAGCATCAAAGTAAGCTTTTTAAGTAAGAGCAATAAAAAATCCCTAATATTTATTTATTAGGGATTTTTTATTGCTCTGTAAGCCTTTTGAGTACTTATTAGCTTGATTTTCTCGACGGAAATATTTTTCACAAAATAAATGTAAATTTATCGTAAATTTGCTTGACTTTGCTGGCGCAGTAAATATACTAACTGTTGATAGAGCAATTGACAAAAACACTACATATTGTGTATTTAATAAGCACAAAGTTAACTTAAAAAACGCCTCAAACGCATCCATGCGAACATATAAAACACTTACCCTTAAACAAATCTTTGGTTCCATTTAAAAATTTTTCGTTCAACATTTAATTTAAAAAAGGAGCTGTCTATGGCTCAGGAAATTTCATCGGTTGGCGCTCAGCTAAAAGTGCAAAAACGCAACAAACAGATCGTGGCGTTTAACATATCACGTATTCATCATGCCATCGCCAATGCTTTTAAGGAATCAAACGGTTTACCCAGAGAAACGGATCTGCCGGTAAAAAATATTTTAGAGATCGAGCAGGTTACGGGGTGCGTTTTTTCGGCTCTTAATGACCGTGGCGCGTCTAAAGAATATCTAACCGTTGAAGAAATTCAAGATGAAGTCATTCGCCAGCTCTATGAGAATGGTTTTAAGGAAATTGCAGAGCGGTATTCCAGCTATCGCAAACAGCATGCCGCTAAACGCGCCTTATTTGAACTTTATACCATTGCCAAACGTGACGGCAAAGTGGTTTCATTCAAGCCGGAAAAGATAACCATCGCCATTGCCAAGGCCTTTCAAGCGAACAATAACGGCGAACTCACCGACATTTCACTAGAAGAAGCCCGTAAGCTTTCCGAGCGGGTCGTTGTCGAGATCCGCCAACTTTGGCCGGACGGAAAAGCAGTCCAGATCGAAGAGATTCAAGACTTGGTCGAAAAAACACTGATGAACGCCGGACATTATGATGTGGCCCGGCGTTATATTTTATACCGAGAACAAAGAAACCGTGTGCGCCATCAAAAAGCGCAATCAACGCGGGAAAATATTTTTCAACAAGCCAAAGATATCAACATTGTCAAAGAAAACGGTGAAGTCCAGCCTCTTGATATCGACGGATTACGTTTTCAAATTGAAACATGCTGTCAGGGTTTAGATGATGTTTCGGCTGATAAAATTCTTTCGGAAGCCATCACCAGTTATTTTAATAACATTACCGAAAAACAGATTGCCACCGCAAATATTATGGCCGCGCGTTCTTTTATTGAAAGCGAGCCAAACTACAGTTTTGTCGCCGCGCGATTATTGCTTTTAAAAGCCTACTATGAAGCTTTGGGCCGCTGGGTCAGCTTTGAATCCATCAAAACCGAGTATCCTCGTTATTTTGCCGAATATATAAAGAAAGCGGTTGAGCTTGAGCTGTTAAGCCCAGATTTACTGCAGTTTGACCTTATAAAACTTGGCAATAAGATCGAGCCTAAGCGCGATCTTTTGTTCAAATATTTAGGCCTGCAGACGCTTTACGACCGTTACTTTATTCATTGGGATGAACGCCGCCTTGAATTACCGCAAATTTTCTGGATGCGCGTCGCGATGGGGCTGGCAAAAGCCGAAGGCGCCAATAAAAACGAACGCGCCGCGGAATTCTACGAAACGCTGTCCACATTTCGCTTTGTTTCTTCCACGCCAACGCTGTTTAATTCCGGAACGTTGCATTCGCAACTTTCTTCATGTTTCTTAACGACGGTTTATGATGATCTTCACCATATTTTTAAATGCATTCAAGACGATGCCATGCTTTCCAAGTGGAGCGGCGGGTTAGGTAATGACTGGACCAATGTCCGCGCCATGGGTTCGCGCATTAAAGGAACTAATGGAAAAAGCCAGGGTGTTATTCCATTTTTAAAAGTGGCTAACGATACAGCCGTTGCCGTTAATCAGGGCGGAAAACGCCAAGGAGCGATGTGCGCTTACCTTGAAGTCTGGCATTTGGATATTGAAGAATTCTTAGAATTACGGAAAAATACCGGCGATGAACGCCGCCGCACTCATGATATGCACACCGCCAATTGGATCCCGGATCTTTTTATGAAGCGGATCAAAACAAACGGCAACTGGACGCTTTTCACCTCCAGCGAAGCCCCGGACCTTCATGATCTTTACGGCCAGGCTTTCGAAAAACGTTACGAAGAATACGAACAGCTCGCCAAGGAAGGGAAGATCAGGCATTTCAAAACTATGCCGGCTATTCAGCTTTGGCGCAAAATGCTTAATATGCTTTTCGAAACCGGACACCCGTGGATCACCTGGAAAGATCCATCCAATATCCGTTCGCCTCAAGATCACACCGGCGTTGTTCACAGTTCAAACTTGTGCACGGAGATCCTTCTTAACACCTCAAAAGACGAAACTGCCGTTTGCAATCTCGGCTCTTTGAATTTAGCCGCGCACACAACCGCGCAAGGATTAAACCAGGAACTTTTGAAAAAGACCTTAAAGACTGCCATTCGCATGTTGGATAATGTTATTGATATTAATTATTATCCGACCGTTGAAGCCAGAAACGCCAACACAAAACATCGGCCTATTGGATTGGGGATTATGGGTTTTCAAGATGCAATCTGCGCGCAAAATATCAGTTATGCGTCACAACCGGCCGTTGAATTTGCCGATCGCAGTATGGAAGCTATTTCGTATTACGCGATTCTCGCCTCCATTGAGATCGCCAAGGAGCGCGGCGCTTACCAGAGTTATCGCGGTTCAAAATGGGATCGTGGCCTTCTTCCGATCGATACATTGGATCTCTTGGAAAAAGAGCGCGGCGGTTATTTGGATGTTGACCGTTCAGCCGCCATGGATTGGAGCATTGTCCGCGCGCAGTTGAAAAAATACGGAATTCGTAATAGCAATATTATGGCTATTGCGCCGACGGCAACGATCGCCAACATCATCGGCGTAACTGCTTCTATTGAGCCTTTCTATAAGAATATTTTTGTCAAAAGCAATTTGTCCGGAGAATTTACGGTCATCAATGAGTATCTTATCGCTGATCTTAAAAAATTAGGGATCTGGGATAAAGAAATGATCAATGACTTGAAGTATTTTGACGGAAGTGTTCAGGAAATTGCCCGTATCCCTCAGGATTTGAAAGCAAAATACGCGACCGCTTTTGAAGTTGATTACGAGTGGATGATCGAAGCTGCCAGCCGCCGGCAAAAATGGATCGATATGGGGCAATCCTTAAATCTCTATCAAGCCAAGCCTAGCGGGAAAAAGGTAAGCGACATGTATCTTTTTGCTTGGGAAAAAGGATTAAAAACAACTTACTACCTGCGATCGATGGGTGCCACGCGAATTGAGAAAAGCACACTGGATGTCACAAAATATGCGAATGTTGTCGGACAGCGCGAACGTGATGAACTTGGGCACGTGACCGTTACGGAAAAACCTGTTGCAGCTCAAGCGCTCAAAGCTGAACCGAAAGAAGATTGTGAAGCTTGCCAATAAATTAAATGAAGCCGCAACTTACGGAACAGATAAATTGTGAAGTGACGTAAGTTGCTGGCTGAAATTAACCCCGCACTAATTTTATCTAGCGTGTGGGCATTTGCAAAAGGAGAAGCATCATAAACCATTTTTATAAAATTAGTGCGGGGTTCAATTCGCACTCATCAGTTATGTTTTTCCATAACTGATGTGCTCATTGAAGGAGAAAACTTTCATGGCCGAATCATGCTTTAAGATGTCACACGAACGCGTTACCGCCGACAACAAGCGCGTTATCAATAATGACCGCACGGTTGATTGCAATCAACTTGTTCCTATTAAATACAAATGGGCGTGGAATTTTTATTTAGACGGTTGTGCCAATCACTGGATGCCGTCGGAAGTTTCCATGCAGCGCGACATCGAGCAATGGCGCGATCCCAAAGGATTTACCGAACAAGAACGGTTCGTCATTAAAAGAACTTTGGGATTTTTTGCCACCGCCGAAACGCTTGTTGGAAATAATTTAGTTTTGGCGATTTATCGCATGGTGGATAATTCCGAGTGCCGCCAGTATCTTTTGCGTCAAGCCTTTGAAGAGGCCATTCAT
Coding sequences:
- the tpx gene encoding thiol peroxidase, with the translated sequence MADKIGAVTMKGNPITLTGNEVAVGQKAPDATVSANDLSDVKISSFFGKKLIISAVPSLDTPTCDIETKRFNQEAAQLGADVKILTVSMDLPFAQKRWCGAAGVTAVQTVSDYREASFGTNYGILIKGLKLLTRAIFVIDSKGVVQYIQLVKEVTSEPDYAAVLEAVKKIS
- a CDS encoding permease, with the protein product MLKTTIDYLFYSVLKLPLDSPSVEMANFFIYDSIKILLLLFSMIWVIGILRTFVSQEKIKGWLGRSKGVGNLFASIFGAITPFCSCSSIPLFISFLKAGVPLGVTFSFLITSPLVNEYLVVLMIGFFGWKIAMLYAFFGIFIGVMAGMVLGMMKLEKNLAADIFNAQYAETPAAVATYKNFKARVLFGSGEAVTIVKQLWGWVLVGVAMGAWIHNYIPQEMVNTVVSKAGILGVPAAVALGVPMYGGCAAIVPVAVVLFQKGFPLGTALSFMMAVSALSLPEAIMLRRVMNLRLVIIFFAVTTLGIIITGYLFNFLQGIIV
- a CDS encoding AMP-binding protein; its protein translation is MKTIPCPWSAAAKKFPHQPAFILKSRHVSYQQFDQICAKTLLTLKESGIKPNEHIAIVSPNSFEYVVLLVALWRLKAVAVPINTRLPEKGIAAALKKISGRKIFLAQKANLPFAQQFLIRDFIYPPCCCECEAKAQKISYDQDATIVFTSGSSGEPKAVLHSFANHFYNALGSNKNISLKIGDSWLLSLPLYHVGGLGILFRAALSGAAVIVPEENETLERSIKHYKPTHLSLVATQLYRLLLRRPDKNVGSRSSDLLDNASQSVGKNIIRDLQRMKAVLIGGSAIPENLIKGSFRQKIPIYLTYGLTEMASQVATTKKGSIDSAKPLQFRKLKIAKDGEILVKGETLFRGYVSGAKVARALTRDGWFPTGDLGRFDRSGALHILGRKDNMFISGGENIQPEEIERSLLKLPGISQTVVVPVKNNEFGFRPVAFIKTTHQAKINSERIKTVLRKTLPGFKIPDAFYPWPKDLKENLKMKRLSFLQMVGSCKVTLKKTF
- a CDS encoding superoxide dismutase, with product MAHSLPTLPYAYDALEPHIDAKTMEIHHTKHHQTYITNLNNALAGKAALEGKSVEALIADLNAVPEDIRTAVRNNGGGHANHSLFWKLMKKGGGGEPKGALLEAINQAFGSLAAFKEKFETAAKTRFGSGWAWLSVDKTGKLEVSSTANQDSPIMDGKKPILGVDVWEHAYYLKYQNRRPDYLAAFWNVVNWDTVAENFTAASK
- a CDS encoding MIP/aquaporin family protein — its product is MNFRALVAEFIGTFALIFVGVGAIAADALTGNRSGLVGIALAHGLTIAVMVSATAAISGGHLNPAVTIGLFSAQKIDLQNTIGYVIAQCLGAIAAASLLKLVIPGYVLSGINMGTPGLGADITPTMGLIMEIVLTFFLIFAVYGTAVDKRAPKVGGLFIGLTVTLDILIGGPITGAAMNPARHLGPALLGGGLNNLWIYWVGPIVGGILAALVYKNALEQK
- a CDS encoding thioesterase family protein codes for the protein MFTYRATVKLHDTDAAGILFFANQFKIVHDAFEMFFDSIGFEIASMIRANKVLLVIVHAEADYHAPLIVGETLDVYVAVKNIGQSSFTLDYQIFTKNKKLAGTAKTVHVSLDGKKRKKIPLPEKLKTTLKKFSLK
- a CDS encoding ribonucleoside-diphosphate reductase subunit alpha, whose amino-acid sequence is MAQEISSVGAQLKVQKRNKQIVAFNISRIHHAIANAFKESNGLPRETDLPVKNILEIEQVTGCVFSALNDRGASKEYLTVEEIQDEVIRQLYENGFKEIAERYSSYRKQHAAKRALFELYTIAKRDGKVVSFKPEKITIAIAKAFQANNNGELTDISLEEARKLSERVVVEIRQLWPDGKAVQIEEIQDLVEKTLMNAGHYDVARRYILYREQRNRVRHQKAQSTRENIFQQAKDINIVKENGEVQPLDIDGLRFQIETCCQGLDDVSADKILSEAITSYFNNITEKQIATANIMAARSFIESEPNYSFVAARLLLLKAYYEALGRWVSFESIKTEYPRYFAEYIKKAVELELLSPDLLQFDLIKLGNKIEPKRDLLFKYLGLQTLYDRYFIHWDERRLELPQIFWMRVAMGLAKAEGANKNERAAEFYETLSTFRFVSSTPTLFNSGTLHSQLSSCFLTTVYDDLHHIFKCIQDDAMLSKWSGGLGNDWTNVRAMGSRIKGTNGKSQGVIPFLKVANDTAVAVNQGGKRQGAMCAYLEVWHLDIEEFLELRKNTGDERRRTHDMHTANWIPDLFMKRIKTNGNWTLFTSSEAPDLHDLYGQAFEKRYEEYEQLAKEGKIRHFKTMPAIQLWRKMLNMLFETGHPWITWKDPSNIRSPQDHTGVVHSSNLCTEILLNTSKDETAVCNLGSLNLAAHTTAQGLNQELLKKTLKTAIRMLDNVIDINYYPTVEARNANTKHRPIGLGIMGFQDAICAQNISYASQPAVEFADRSMEAISYYAILASIEIAKERGAYQSYRGSKWDRGLLPIDTLDLLEKERGGYLDVDRSAAMDWSIVRAQLKKYGIRNSNIMAIAPTATIANIIGVTASIEPFYKNIFVKSNLSGEFTVINEYLIADLKKLGIWDKEMINDLKYFDGSVQEIARIPQDLKAKYATAFEVDYEWMIEAASRRQKWIDMGQSLNLYQAKPSGKKVSDMYLFAWEKGLKTTYYLRSMGATRIEKSTLDVTKYANVVGQRERDELGHVTVTEKPVAAQALKAEPKEDCEACQ
- the menB gene encoding 1,4-dihydroxy-2-naphthoyl-CoA synthase — translated: MNWKPSGKFTDIKYVKSEGIAKITINRPQVRNAFRPLTVQEISQALNDARDDERIGVIILAGEGKLAFCSGGDQSVRGNAGYKDSKGVHRLNVLDLQRQIRSCPKPVIAMVAGYAVGGGQILQMLCDLTIAADNAIFGQTGPKVGSFDGGYGASYMARIVGQKKAREIWFLCRQYNAKQALEMGLVNTVVPLKNLETETVKWCKEILANSPMAIRCLKAALNADCDGQAGLQELAGNATMLFYMSEEGQEGRNAFLEKRKPNFSKFPKRP
- a CDS encoding 1,4-dihydroxy-2-naphthoate polyprenyltransferase produces the protein MNLSELKNWLLAIRPKTLPAAIAPVIIGTAMAASDHRFHFFSALAALLGALLIQILANLTNDYFDFKKGADTNERIGPTRVMQAGLINSKQMKIAIAIVVGLIGLVTAFLFFRGGIPIAIIGVLSIICAFLYTAGPFSLGYLGLGEVFVFIFFGLVAVTGTYFVQALTIKPIVLIAGIAPGLLSVAILTVNNLRDLDQDRKAGKKTLAVRFGRAFAIMEYFYSIVIAAFVPLILFFITVSHSYALTSMIILLLAAPAMRTVFTKTDGPVLNETLAYTGQLLFIYSLLFSLGWIL
- the menC gene encoding o-succinylbenzoate synthase, which gives rise to MNIKQIEILKYKLPLKIPLIFKKHRLRFREGFVIEIADLEGNFGLGEISPLPGFSRESLSMVKRELFLLKKRLLGEELSKDFLKLEGRFFKWLDRYKLSASVRCGVEMAVLDLLENKKKNAVSATVPVAGLLTGTKEEVCRHTKELLAHKFKVFKLKIGRGTLKEEILKTKTVLWLLAGRASLRLDCNRQFSFKEAVEFASHFKAKDLEYIEEPFADFKHIPEFFKKTGIGVALDETLLEIDPADLKKFSGVKALVLKPTILGGFERCMQFIRVAKKLGIESVISSSFETTIGLMALARFAAKIDKKIAHGLDTEKWFKEQ